A window from Herbaspirillum sp. meg3 encodes these proteins:
- the purH gene encoding bifunctional phosphoribosylaminoimidazolecarboxamide formyltransferase/IMP cyclohydrolase, producing MIKQALISVSDKAGVLDFARALSAMGVNILSTGGTAKLLADNGVKVTEVADYTGFPEMLDGRVKTLHPKVHGGILARRDFPEHVAALDKHGIPTIDMVVVNLYPFQQTVAKEECSLEDAIENIDIGGPAMLRSSAKNHKDVVVICDPTDYAGVLADLQASGDLPYEKRFALAKKVFAHTAQYDGSITNYFTSLGEDKQHTTRSAYPDTLNLHFEKVQDMRYGENPHQSAAFYRDIKKIDGALANYTQLQGKELSFNNIADADAAWECVKTFDAADTAACVIIKHANPCGVAVGANPLESYSKALQTDPTSAFGGIIAFNRELDGAAAEAVAKQFVEVLIAPSFSAEAKKIFAAKQNVRLLEIPLGNGLNAYDFKRVGGGLLVQSPDAKNVLLADVKVVSKKQPTPQQLQDLMFAWRVAKFVKSNAIVFCGNGMTLGVGAGQMSRIDSARIASIKAQNAGLTLAGSAVASDAFFPFRDGLDVVVDAGATCVIHPGGSMRDQEVIDAADERDVVMLLTGTRHFRH from the coding sequence ATGATCAAACAAGCACTCATCTCCGTTTCCGACAAAGCCGGCGTGCTCGACTTTGCACGCGCGCTGTCCGCCATGGGCGTCAACATCCTGTCCACCGGCGGTACGGCCAAGCTGCTGGCCGACAATGGCGTCAAGGTGACTGAAGTCGCCGACTACACAGGTTTTCCGGAGATGCTGGATGGCCGCGTCAAGACGCTGCATCCAAAGGTGCACGGCGGCATTCTGGCGCGCCGCGATTTTCCTGAGCACGTCGCTGCGCTGGACAAGCACGGCATCCCGACCATCGACATGGTGGTGGTGAACCTGTATCCATTCCAGCAAACCGTCGCCAAGGAAGAGTGTTCGCTGGAAGACGCGATCGAAAACATCGATATCGGCGGCCCGGCCATGCTGCGTTCGTCGGCCAAGAACCACAAGGACGTGGTCGTCATCTGCGACCCGACCGACTACGCCGGCGTGCTGGCCGACCTGCAAGCCAGCGGCGACCTGCCGTACGAAAAGCGCTTTGCGCTGGCCAAGAAAGTGTTCGCGCATACTGCGCAATACGACGGCTCCATCACCAACTATTTCACCTCGCTGGGCGAAGACAAGCAGCACACCACACGCAGTGCCTATCCTGACACGTTGAACCTGCACTTCGAAAAAGTCCAGGACATGCGCTACGGTGAAAACCCGCATCAATCGGCGGCGTTTTACCGCGACATCAAGAAGATCGACGGCGCGCTGGCCAACTACACCCAGCTGCAAGGCAAGGAACTGTCGTTTAACAACATCGCCGACGCCGACGCCGCGTGGGAATGCGTCAAGACCTTCGACGCTGCCGACACCGCAGCCTGCGTCATCATCAAGCATGCCAATCCATGTGGTGTGGCGGTCGGCGCCAATCCATTGGAGTCGTACAGCAAGGCACTGCAAACTGATCCGACTTCCGCGTTCGGCGGCATCATCGCCTTCAACCGCGAACTCGATGGTGCAGCCGCTGAAGCAGTCGCCAAGCAATTCGTTGAGGTGCTGATCGCTCCGTCCTTCAGCGCCGAAGCCAAGAAGATTTTCGCCGCCAAGCAAAACGTGCGTCTGCTGGAAATCCCACTGGGGAATGGTCTCAACGCGTATGACTTCAAACGCGTCGGCGGCGGTCTGCTGGTGCAATCGCCTGACGCCAAGAACGTGCTGCTGGCCGACGTCAAAGTCGTCAGCAAGAAGCAACCGACACCGCAACAACTGCAAGACCTGATGTTCGCCTGGCGCGTCGCCAAGTTCGTCAAGTCCAACGCGATCGTCTTTTGCGGCAACGGCATGACGCTGGGCGTCGGCGCCGGCCAGATGAGCCGTATTGACTCCGCGCGCATTGCATCGATCAAAGCGCAGAACGCCGGCCTGACACTGGCCGGCTCGGCCGTGGCGTCGGATGCGTTCTTCCCGTTCCGCGACGGTCTGGATGTTGTGGTGGATGCGGGCGCAACCTGCGTGATCCATCCGGGCGGTTCGATGCGTGATCAGGAAGTGATTGATGCGGCAGACGAACGCGACGTCGTGATGTTGCTGACCGGCACGCGTCACTTCCGCCATTAA
- a CDS encoding histidine phosphatase family protein — MLDILLIRHGETDWNVDKRLQGHIDIPLNAEGLRQAAALGRVLENEPLDAIYASDLQRARDTAQAVATLQGRAVQIDPALRERCYGGFEGLQHHDIEQRYPEDFAAWKSRELDARYPAGERIAETMREFSGRAVGAVSAIVREGVADGHRKIAIVTHGGVLECIYRWARQTGFAQARDFDIFNASINRLQWDGERLHIRQWADIAHLSPQVLDEVDR, encoded by the coding sequence ATGCTCGATATCCTGCTGATCCGCCACGGCGAAACCGACTGGAATGTGGACAAGCGCCTGCAAGGCCATATCGACATTCCTCTGAACGCCGAAGGGCTGCGGCAGGCAGCAGCACTCGGGCGCGTGCTTGAGAACGAACCGTTGGATGCCATCTATGCCAGCGACCTGCAACGGGCGCGCGATACGGCGCAAGCCGTGGCGACACTGCAAGGCAGGGCGGTGCAGATCGATCCCGCTTTGCGCGAGCGTTGCTACGGCGGGTTTGAGGGTTTGCAGCACCACGATATCGAGCAGCGTTATCCGGAAGACTTTGCCGCATGGAAGTCGCGCGAACTTGATGCGCGCTACCCGGCCGGCGAACGTATTGCCGAAACCATGCGCGAATTCTCCGGGCGCGCGGTCGGCGCAGTCAGCGCTATCGTTCGCGAAGGTGTTGCCGACGGTCATCGCAAGATCGCCATCGTCACGCACGGCGGCGTCCTCGAATGCATCTACCGCTGGGCCAGGCAGACCGGCTTTGCGCAGGCGCGGGATTTCGACATCTTCAACGCCAGCATCAATCGCCTGCAATGGGACGGGGAGCGCCTCCACATCAGGCAATGGGCGGATATTGCCCACCTCTCGCCGCAAGTACTCGACGAAGTCGATCGCTGA
- the dusB gene encoding tRNA dihydrouridine synthase DusB, giving the protein MNIGPHFLRNNVFVAPMAGVTDRPFRQLCKQLGAGYAVSEMAASDPRLWQSEKTSRRTNHDGEMEPKAVQIAGADPAMLADCAKHNVDRGAQIIDINMGCPVKKVCNSWCGSALLQNEKLVGQILDAVVKAVDVPVTLKFRTGWNRENKNALTIAAMAEQSGIAMLTLHGRTRADGYSGEAEYETIAAVKAAVKIPVVANGDITTPERAKHVLAVTGADAVMIGRAAQGRPWIFREIDHFLRTGTHLPAPMVTEVQELMLEHLQAHYAFYGEYLGVRTARKHIGWYVRDLPEGEEFRQRMNRLEDCRLQWNAVRDFFESQAAYGERLQYGIAEQALAA; this is encoded by the coding sequence GTGAATATCGGTCCGCATTTCCTGCGCAATAACGTTTTCGTCGCCCCCATGGCGGGTGTGACGGATCGTCCTTTCCGCCAACTGTGCAAACAGTTGGGCGCGGGTTATGCCGTCTCGGAAATGGCTGCCTCGGACCCGCGTCTCTGGCAAAGCGAGAAGACCTCCCGCCGCACCAATCATGACGGCGAGATGGAGCCGAAAGCGGTGCAGATCGCCGGCGCCGACCCTGCCATGCTGGCCGATTGCGCTAAACACAACGTCGACCGCGGCGCGCAGATCATCGACATCAACATGGGCTGCCCGGTCAAAAAAGTCTGCAACAGCTGGTGCGGTTCGGCCTTGTTGCAAAACGAAAAACTGGTCGGTCAGATTCTCGACGCGGTAGTGAAAGCCGTCGACGTGCCGGTGACATTGAAATTCCGCACCGGCTGGAATCGCGAGAACAAAAATGCATTGACCATCGCCGCCATGGCTGAGCAAAGCGGCATCGCCATGCTGACGCTGCACGGCCGCACACGCGCCGATGGCTACAGCGGCGAAGCCGAGTACGAGACCATCGCTGCCGTTAAGGCTGCGGTAAAGATCCCGGTGGTCGCAAATGGCGACATCACCACGCCGGAGCGCGCTAAGCACGTGCTGGCGGTGACCGGCGCCGATGCCGTCATGATCGGGCGTGCAGCGCAGGGACGTCCGTGGATTTTCCGCGAGATCGATCACTTCCTGCGCACCGGCACACATCTGCCGGCGCCGATGGTGACCGAAGTACAAGAATTGATGCTGGAACATTTGCAGGCGCACTATGCGTTCTACGGCGAGTATCTCGGCGTACGCACGGCGCGCAAGCACATTGGATGGTATGTCCGCGACCTGCCGGAGGGAGAAGAATTCCGGCAACGCATGAACCGCCTCGAAGATTGCCGGCTGCAATGGAACGCCGTGCGTGATTTCTTCGAATCGCAGGCGGCATATGGCGAGCGGTTACAATACGGGATTGCCGAACAGGCGCTGGCAGCGTAG
- the dtd gene encoding D-aminoacyl-tRNA deacylase translates to MIALLQRVSKADVVVEGEQIGVIGAGLMVLVCAERGDTEKEADLLLGKLLGYRVFADDAGKMNRSVTDVQGGLLLVPQFTLAADTRSGTRPSFTPAAAPEDGRRLFDHFVTQAKARHGMVQTGRFGADMQVSLTNNGPVTFWLQVKPASAA, encoded by the coding sequence ATGATCGCATTATTGCAACGAGTCAGCAAAGCTGATGTCGTAGTAGAAGGTGAGCAGATCGGCGTCATCGGCGCGGGGTTGATGGTGCTGGTCTGTGCCGAACGCGGCGATACCGAGAAGGAAGCTGATCTCTTGCTCGGCAAACTGCTCGGTTACCGGGTGTTCGCCGACGATGCCGGCAAGATGAACCGCAGTGTGACGGATGTGCAGGGCGGTTTATTGCTGGTGCCGCAGTTCACGCTGGCGGCCGATACGCGTTCCGGCACGCGGCCATCATTTACACCGGCAGCTGCGCCGGAAGACGGCAGAAGGTTGTTCGATCACTTTGTCACACAGGCGAAAGCCAGACATGGCATGGTGCAGACAGGACGTTTCGGCGCCGATATGCAGGTTTCACTGACCAACAACGGGCCGGTCACGTTCTGGCTGCAGGTGAAACCGGCCAGCGCGGCGTGA
- a CDS encoding DUF808 domain-containing protein, whose product MAGSSFFALIDDIASILDDVSLMTKVAAKKTAGVLGDDLALNAQQVSGVNADRELPVVWAVAVGSLKNKAILVPAALAISAFAPWAVTPLLMLGGAFLCFEGFEKLAHKYLPHEEEHHEAAVDDADNAASEQDKIKGAIRTDFVLSAEIIAITLGTVATAPLQQQIVVLIGIALIMTVGVYGVVAGIVKLDDGGLYLLRTGGDGGFGQFKQRVGRAILVAAPYMMKSLTVIGTVAMFMVGGGILTHGIPPVHHWIAEFSAPLAAVPAVGGLLSAIVPSIVDAVFGVIAGGVVLLLVEAVKRVRNIFRKN is encoded by the coding sequence ATGGCAGGCAGCAGCTTTTTCGCATTGATCGACGACATCGCCAGCATCCTCGACGATGTTTCCCTGATGACCAAGGTTGCCGCAAAAAAAACGGCCGGCGTGCTGGGCGACGACCTGGCGCTCAATGCGCAGCAGGTCTCCGGTGTGAACGCCGACCGCGAGCTGCCTGTGGTGTGGGCGGTAGCAGTCGGATCACTGAAGAACAAGGCGATTCTGGTGCCTGCCGCCCTCGCCATCAGCGCTTTCGCGCCGTGGGCGGTGACGCCGCTGCTGATGCTGGGCGGGGCCTTCCTGTGCTTCGAGGGATTTGAAAAGCTGGCGCATAAATATCTTCCGCATGAGGAAGAACATCATGAGGCCGCAGTTGATGACGCTGATAACGCTGCCAGCGAACAGGACAAGATCAAAGGCGCAATCCGCACCGACTTCGTACTGTCGGCGGAAATCATCGCCATCACGCTCGGCACGGTCGCCACAGCGCCTTTACAGCAACAGATCGTGGTGTTGATCGGCATCGCATTGATCATGACGGTAGGTGTGTACGGCGTGGTGGCAGGTATCGTCAAACTCGACGATGGTGGTTTGTATTTGCTGCGCACGGGTGGTGACGGCGGCTTCGGCCAGTTCAAGCAGCGCGTTGGCCGCGCCATTCTGGTCGCCGCGCCTTACATGATGAAGAGTCTGACCGTCATCGGCACGGTCGCGATGTTCATGGTCGGAGGCGGTATTCTGACGCATGGCATCCCGCCGGTGCATCATTGGATTGCGGAGTTCAGCGCACCGCTGGCAGCCGTGCCGGCCGTCGGCGGTTTGTTGTCGGCGATCGTGCCGTCGATTGTCGATGCGGTATTCGGTGTGATTGCCGGCGGCGTGGTGTTGCTACTCGTGGAAGCAGTAAAGCGCGTACGGAATATTTTCAGGAAAAACTAG
- the ruvC gene encoding crossover junction endodeoxyribonuclease RuvC codes for MKILGIDPGLRTTGFGVIHKQGNKLTYIASGTIKTPDADLPQRLKVILTSVGEVIKTYAPDCAAIEKVFVNVNPQSTLLLGQARGAAICALVSADLPVAEYTALQIKQAVAGHGKAQKQQVQDMVQRLLALPGLPGTDAADALGVAICHAHSGEALSALGALAPGLAKKGLRMRGGRLIG; via the coding sequence ATGAAAATTCTCGGCATCGACCCCGGCTTGCGGACCACCGGTTTTGGCGTGATCCACAAGCAAGGCAACAAGCTCACCTATATCGCCTCCGGCACCATCAAGACGCCGGATGCCGATCTGCCGCAACGGCTCAAAGTTATTCTCACCAGCGTCGGCGAAGTCATCAAGACTTATGCGCCCGATTGCGCGGCCATCGAAAAAGTTTTCGTCAACGTCAATCCGCAATCCACGCTGTTGCTCGGACAAGCGCGCGGTGCTGCGATTTGCGCACTGGTGAGCGCCGATCTGCCGGTGGCGGAATACACCGCGCTGCAAATCAAGCAGGCCGTCGCCGGTCACGGCAAGGCGCAGAAGCAGCAGGTGCAGGATATGGTGCAGCGTTTGCTGGCATTGCCGGGCTTACCCGGTACCGATGCGGCTGATGCCCTCGGTGTAGCGATCTGCCATGCACACAGCGGCGAAGCATTGAGCGCCCTCGGTGCACTCGCACCAGGCTTGGCGAAGAAGGGCTTGCGCATGCGTGGCGGTCGCCTGATCGGCTAG
- the ruvA gene encoding Holliday junction branch migration protein RuvA, with product MIGRLSGILLEKNPPQLLIDCNGVGYEVGVPMSTFYNLPGLGEKVVLLTHLAIREDAHVLFGFGSAEERNTFKELIKISGVGARTALSILSGMSVSDLAQAVTLQEAGRLTKVPGIGKKTAERLLLELKGKLGADLGAVGGVVHHDTTSDILNALLALGYSDKEATLALKQVPADATVSEGIKHALKALSKA from the coding sequence ATGATCGGTCGCCTCTCCGGAATTCTGCTCGAAAAAAATCCTCCGCAATTGCTGATCGATTGCAATGGCGTCGGTTATGAAGTCGGCGTGCCCATGAGCACCTTCTACAATCTGCCGGGGCTGGGCGAGAAAGTCGTATTGCTGACACATCTCGCGATTCGCGAAGACGCCCACGTCCTGTTCGGTTTCGGTAGTGCAGAAGAGCGTAATACCTTTAAGGAATTGATCAAGATTTCGGGCGTTGGTGCCCGGACTGCCTTGTCGATTTTGTCGGGTATGTCGGTCAGCGATCTGGCGCAAGCCGTCACCTTGCAGGAAGCCGGCCGTCTCACCAAAGTCCCCGGCATCGGCAAGAAAACCGCCGAACGTCTGCTGCTCGAATTGAAGGGCAAGCTCGGTGCCGATCTCGGTGCCGTCGGTGGCGTCGTGCATCACGATACAACTTCGGATATCCTCAACGCCTTGCTGGCGCTGGGTTATTCCGACAAGGAAGCGACATTGGCGCTGAAACAGGTGCCAGCCGATGCAACTGTGTCGGAAGGCATCAAGCATGCGCTCAAGGCGCTGTCCAAAGCATAA
- a CDS encoding Fis family transcriptional regulator, with protein sequence MSKESIEDVVRKSLDKYFKDLGEQLPSNVYDMVVLTVEKPIFEAVMARADGNQSQAAEILGINRNTLRKKLQQHGLL encoded by the coding sequence ATGAGTAAAGAAAGTATCGAGGATGTCGTCAGGAAGAGCCTTGACAAGTATTTCAAGGATTTGGGCGAGCAACTGCCATCCAATGTATATGACATGGTTGTTTTGACGGTCGAGAAACCGATCTTCGAAGCAGTGATGGCGCGCGCCGACGGCAATCAGTCCCAGGCAGCAGAAATTCTCGGTATCAATCGCAATACCTTGCGCAAGAAATTGCAGCAGCACGGCTTGTTGTAA
- a CDS encoding YbhB/YbcL family Raf kinase inhibitor-like protein, producing MKLWSDSFQDGAAIPGEFAFAVPDAKSHIALSSNKNPHLAWSDVPAGTKSLVLVVHDPDVPSRGDDVNQEGKTVPADLPRVDFFHWSLVDIPASVSELTAGQFSSAVTTRGKAGPAIPGDPLSGARHGLNDYTSWFAGDGDMSGDYFGYDGPCPPWNDAIVHRYVFTLYALDQEQLTVTGKFTGTDVHNALQGHVLAQASVTGTYTLNPALVS from the coding sequence ATGAAACTCTGGAGCGATTCTTTTCAAGACGGTGCGGCCATCCCGGGCGAATTCGCCTTTGCGGTGCCTGATGCCAAAAGCCACATAGCGCTGTCATCCAACAAAAATCCACACCTCGCCTGGAGCGATGTGCCCGCCGGCACCAAATCGCTGGTGCTGGTCGTACATGATCCCGACGTGCCGTCGCGCGGAGACGACGTCAATCAGGAAGGCAAGACCGTGCCGGCTGATTTGCCGCGTGTCGATTTCTTCCACTGGAGCCTCGTCGATATCCCGGCAAGCGTCAGCGAACTGACTGCAGGCCAGTTCAGCAGTGCGGTTACTACACGTGGCAAGGCCGGCCCTGCGATTCCGGGGGATCCGTTGTCGGGCGCACGTCATGGTCTCAACGATTACACCAGCTGGTTTGCCGGTGACGGCGACATGAGTGGCGATTATTTCGGCTATGACGGTCCTTGTCCGCCATGGAATGACGCGATCGTCCACCGTTACGTTTTTACGCTGTATGCGCTGGATCAGGAGCAACTGACCGTCACCGGCAAATTCACCGGCACCGACGTGCACAATGCGCTGCAAGGCCACGTGCTGGCGCAGGCCAGTGTCACCGGTACGTACACATTGAACCCGGCGTTGGTCAGCTGA